In the Populus trichocarpa isolate Nisqually-1 chromosome 1, P.trichocarpa_v4.1, whole genome shotgun sequence genome, one interval contains:
- the LOC7485707 gene encoding uncharacterized protein LOC7485707 produces the protein MFILSKGNTSSNVGTPSFHELKKQASFFFKEKIKSARLALTDVTPAELLTEEVTSGNPWAPDNPALGSISRAAFEVDDFWRIVEILHKRFSRFERKNWRSSYNSLIVLEHLLTHGPESVAGEFQIDQDVLREMESFQCIDEKGFNWGLAVRKKSESILKLLEEGPLLKEERERARKVTREIQGFGSLCHRFSSAQGILQESSNGTFARSNSQFNDSWENQFLSPKEEILIQTVQHKDTNSESAKKRANLDSWESTVNVCQMPEKPGTSLKENLVPKKEELHRWNGTGEGNPLLVGRRDEPRIIEENHPFSDAENQTTASLL, from the exons ATGTTTATCTTAAGCAAAGGCAATACCAGCAGCAACGTGGGTACACCATCATTCCATGAACTTAAGAAGCaagcttctttcttcttcaaggAAAAGATTAAGAGTGCTAGACTAGCTCTCACTGATGTCACACCGGCAGAACT GTTGACTGAAGAAGTTACAAGTGGGAATCCATGGGCACCAGACAACCCTGCCCTTGGATCCATTTCAAGGGCTGCTTTTGAAGTCGATGATTTTTGGAGAATTGTGGAGATTCTACACAAGAG ATTCTCGAGATTTGAGAGAAAGAACTGGAGGTCCTCTTACAATTCCCTTATTGTACTTGAACACTTGTTGACTCATGGACCAGAGAGTGTGGCAGGGGAGTTTCAGATTGACCAAGATGTTCTTAGGGAGATGGAAAGCTTTCAGTGTATAGATGAAAAAGG ATTCAACTGGGGTCTCGCTGTTCGAAAGAAATCAGAGAGTATCTTGAAGCTGCTTGAAGAAGGACCTCTTctcaaagaagagagagagcgagCTAGAAAGGTGACTAGAGAGATTCAGGGATTTGGGAGCTTATGCCACAGGTTTTCATCAGCGCAAGGCATTCTACAGGAATCATCTAACGGAACATTTGCAAGAAGTAATTCTCAGTTCAACGATTCCTGGGAAAATCAATTCTTATCCCCGAAAGAAGAAATTTTGATCCAAACAGTGCAACACAAGGACACAAATTCCGAGTCTGCCAAGAAAAGGGCGAATCTGGATTCTTGGGAAAGTACCGTCAACGTTTGCCAAATGCCCGAGAAACCTGGAACAAGTCTCAAAGAAAACTTGGTTCCTAAGAAGGAAGAATTACATCGATGGAACGGCACAGGAGAGGGAAATCCCCTTTTGGTTGGCAGGAGAGATGAACCAAGGATTATAGAGGAAAACCACCCCTTTAGTGACGCCGAGAACCAAACCACTGCTTCCCTCCTTTGA